From one Paenibacillus sp. FSL K6-1330 genomic stretch:
- a CDS encoding prolipoprotein diacylglyceryl transferase family protein → MEFPVYLYLGSWRIHPHVLFESLAYFIGFRVYLWTRRPSGMTKLMSLQILAGIIAGAAIGSKLLFWLEDPAATWEQLRQFHLLWGGKTIVGGLLGGLIGVELTKRLVGWKHSTGDDFVYPLMLGLGLGRIGCFLTGLDDHTYGTPTTWFTGVDFGDGVYRHPTQLYEILFLIVLALLLLPLYRQSRGRSTREGYVSGRMFQWFMAGYLLFRLVIDWIKPTPHPYLGLNNIQLACIAGLIYYAWLIGGRNRLRRFMPGSHLPS, encoded by the coding sequence ATGGAGTTTCCTGTTTATTTGTACCTGGGTTCCTGGCGGATTCATCCACATGTGTTGTTTGAATCGCTGGCTTACTTTATCGGCTTCCGCGTGTATTTATGGACCCGCAGGCCGAGCGGCATGACCAAGCTGATGAGCCTGCAGATTCTGGCTGGAATCATCGCCGGCGCGGCCATTGGCTCCAAGCTGCTATTTTGGCTGGAGGATCCGGCTGCCACTTGGGAACAGCTGCGCCAATTCCACCTGCTATGGGGAGGCAAGACGATTGTCGGCGGTCTTCTGGGCGGTTTGATCGGCGTCGAGTTGACAAAGCGCTTGGTGGGATGGAAGCATTCCACGGGCGACGATTTTGTTTACCCGCTGATGCTGGGCCTGGGACTCGGACGGATCGGCTGTTTTCTGACCGGCCTGGATGACCATACCTATGGCACGCCGACGACCTGGTTCACAGGCGTGGATTTTGGCGACGGGGTTTATCGCCATCCGACTCAGCTGTATGAGATCCTGTTCCTGATCGTGCTGGCCTTGCTGCTGCTTCCGCTGTACCGCCAAAGTCGCGGCAGATCTACTCGCGAGGGCTACGTGTCCGGGCGGATGTTTCAATGGTTTATGGCCGGGTACCTGCTGTTCCGCCTGGTGATCGACTGGATCAAACCGACGCCGCATCCTTACCTGGGACTGAACAATATCCAATTAGCCTGCATCGCGGGCCTC
- a CDS encoding TetR/AcrR family transcriptional regulator yields the protein MPKNTFYRLDEARREEISNNAMHLFVDNLYEDITMKMVLDSLSMHPGTFYRYFEDKDDLYCLLVRNVTQKRAAYFNNSNEDSLYRFFLTGLFGNVNGTVTEPLNELEIKLTKTFLNIPENVLLKVYLNVLKGESFPLIKDILRRMRVDGYLRPDIDDDLISFMFESMQFNLVMFFREFDIKDSTLQHKLSKYFADFMSHGLLEDHKYSEMVSDIKKARE from the coding sequence ATGCCAAAAAATACTTTCTATCGTTTAGATGAAGCAAGGCGCGAGGAAATATCTAATAACGCTATGCATCTTTTTGTTGATAATCTTTACGAGGATATAACTATGAAGATGGTTTTGGATAGTTTGTCCATGCACCCCGGAACATTTTATCGGTATTTTGAAGACAAAGATGACCTTTATTGTCTCTTAGTACGTAATGTCACCCAGAAAAGAGCTGCGTATTTTAATAACAGTAATGAAGATTCCCTTTACCGGTTTTTCCTTACTGGCTTATTTGGTAACGTTAATGGCACTGTGACCGAGCCGCTGAATGAGTTGGAAATCAAACTCACTAAAACATTTTTAAACATTCCTGAGAACGTTTTACTTAAAGTATATCTGAATGTGCTAAAGGGCGAGTCATTCCCTTTAATCAAGGACATTTTACGCCGAATGAGGGTTGATGGATATCTCCGACCTGATATTGACGACGACCTGATTTCTTTTATGTTTGAGTCAATGCAGTTTAATTTAGTCATGTTTTTTAGGGAATTCGATATTAAGGACTCTACGCTGCAACATAAGCTTAGCAAGTACTTTGCTGACTTTATGAGTCATGGGCTGCTTGAAGATCATAAATATTCTGAAATGGTTAGCGATATCAAAAAAGCCAGGGAGTAG
- a CDS encoding choline esterase has product MKTYDAFPEPIGGYTVGRTQMDFEYTASDHSKRELTAFVYYPSDSSEGKTTSTYMFPEVYEMFNEQPLVTALKDVFSIDIKTQCYDDLALSGKEKRYPVLFYVCGGGGSPEWGTVICTDLASMGYVVVSIGHQNSTMYKRKDGRLFNVSKDFSDVIMAFSEDPEMLALAGKMEMRPDDETAIEMCRNVLTLPILAKVTEYSELQAEDVRYVADYLYKLDSGELNSIFKGRLLLDIGMGIVGHSYGGLTTAMVCRDDDRFACGIGLDSGAFGLQGSDLKKPFLLLFCEPNYNMNAIIGANNSMETYYFSVDRVAHLDYCDIVFTSVNEELRGERDAMEMRNLVTDYTKNFFDHYLLQKAASVESLAYDGVDLIKKTSNK; this is encoded by the coding sequence ATGAAAACGTATGACGCATTTCCAGAACCAATTGGCGGCTATACTGTCGGTCGAACCCAGATGGATTTTGAGTACACGGCATCAGATCATTCCAAAAGAGAACTGACGGCGTTTGTGTACTATCCGTCCGACAGCAGCGAAGGTAAGACTACATCAACGTACATGTTTCCTGAAGTCTACGAAATGTTTAATGAGCAGCCACTTGTCACTGCGTTGAAGGATGTTTTCTCTATAGATATCAAGACCCAGTGTTACGACGACCTTGCTCTCTCCGGGAAGGAAAAGCGCTATCCGGTGTTATTCTATGTTTGCGGCGGGGGCGGTTCTCCAGAATGGGGTACAGTGATCTGTACAGACTTGGCAAGCATGGGATATGTTGTGGTAAGCATCGGCCATCAGAATAGCACGATGTATAAGCGTAAAGATGGGCGCCTGTTTAATGTATCAAAGGATTTTTCGGATGTCATTATGGCGTTTTCTGAAGATCCGGAGATGCTGGCGTTGGCTGGTAAGATGGAGATGCGGCCTGACGATGAAACTGCCATTGAGATGTGCCGTAACGTGCTTACACTGCCGATACTTGCCAAGGTAACAGAGTATAGTGAATTACAGGCAGAAGATGTGAGGTATGTAGCCGATTATCTTTACAAACTGGACTCTGGAGAACTGAATTCCATCTTTAAGGGCAGATTGTTGCTTGACATCGGCATGGGCATAGTCGGACATTCTTATGGAGGGCTTACGACGGCGATGGTTTGCCGGGACGACGACCGGTTCGCCTGTGGGATTGGCTTGGATAGCGGTGCGTTCGGCCTTCAGGGCAGCGACCTTAAGAAACCCTTCTTGCTACTGTTTTGTGAACCTAACTATAACATGAATGCGATAATTGGCGCTAACAATAGCATGGAAACCTATTATTTCTCTGTTGATCGTGTTGCGCATTTAGATTACTGCGACATCGTGTTTACCAGTGTTAATGAGGAACTCAGAGGCGAACGGGATGCTATGGAGATGCGAAATCTTGTTACAGACTATACGAAGAACTTTTTTGATCATTACTTACTGCAGAAGGCTGCAAGTGTGGAAAGTCTGGCATACGATGGCGTGGACTTGATCAAGAAGACCAGCAACAAGTGA